In the genome of Ensifer adhaerens, one region contains:
- a CDS encoding Response regulator receiver domain-containing protein, translated as MRILIVEDEALLALELEYEIEAAGHEVVAQAPSYKAALEVIDRDKPDFAFVDIHLIDGPRGVDVGYYLSKSHIPFVFVTGNVRRIPEDFAGALGVIEKPYTMNGLQNALSYIDGLIRGISPAEPPPGLALPPSVPSDRKA; from the coding sequence TTGCGCATCTTGATCGTCGAGGACGAGGCGCTGCTGGCGCTGGAACTGGAATATGAAATCGAGGCTGCGGGTCACGAGGTCGTGGCGCAGGCGCCGTCCTACAAGGCTGCCCTTGAGGTGATAGACCGCGACAAGCCCGATTTCGCCTTTGTCGATATCCATCTGATCGACGGTCCCCGGGGCGTGGACGTCGGCTACTATCTTTCGAAGAGCCATATCCCGTTCGTTTTCGTGACCGGCAATGTCAGGCGTATTCCGGAAGACTTTGCAGGCGCTCTGGGTGTCATCGAGAAGCCCTATACCATGAACGGCCTGCAAAACGCTCTTTCCTATATCGATGGCCTGATAAGGGGCATTTCTCCGGCGGAGCCTCCGCCCGGTCTTGCCCTTCCGCCCTCGGTGCCCTCGGACAGGAAAGCATAA
- a CDS encoding iron (metal) dependent repressor, DtxR family, with protein sequence MAKRKSTGAEDALAAPGTRAAAFQQARDARRSELLEDYVELIDDLVRATGEARQVDIAAYLGVAQPTVARMLNRLSDAGLIEKRPYRGIFLSEAGMKLAEEGRERHAIVETFLIDIGIDPEIASCDAEGIEHHVSRETLAAFKAYSTAKREK encoded by the coding sequence ATGGCAAAACGGAAGTCGACAGGCGCGGAAGACGCATTGGCAGCGCCCGGAACGCGGGCAGCCGCCTTTCAGCAAGCGCGCGATGCGAGACGATCGGAGCTTCTGGAAGATTACGTCGAGCTGATTGACGATCTTGTGCGCGCCACCGGCGAGGCAAGGCAGGTTGATATCGCGGCCTATCTCGGCGTCGCGCAGCCCACGGTCGCGCGGATGCTCAATCGTCTCTCGGATGCCGGCCTCATCGAAAAGCGGCCCTATCGTGGCATCTTCCTCAGCGAAGCGGGCATGAAGCTCGCCGAGGAAGGTCGCGAGCGGCATGCGATTGTCGAAACCTTTTTGATCGATATTGGCATCGATCCCGAGATCGCAAGCTGCGACGCGGAGGGCATCGAGCATCATGTCAGCCGCGAAACCCTTGCCGCCTTCAAGGCCTATTCGACCGCGAAGCGCGAGAAATAA
- a CDS encoding PAS domain S-box-containing protein has protein sequence MSNDPTSRQEARDAGDRLLAAHEYDDPFAAAFKATRMPMLITDPRQDDNPIIFCNNAFSRLTGYAVSELIGRNCRFLQGPETDPASVTKIREAIAAEEDVSVDILNYRKDGASFWNALFISPVRDKAGNVIFFFASQLDFSNVKSREAELAHARHFAEEAVAERTKELTDSLKAQTLLVHEVDHRVKNNLLTIASITKLQARMSNNDVVRKTLRSVLSRVEALSTVQRKLFTADDVTRFDVADFANELVLDLVGSLRRPDIRFTTDLHPVHVSAEKASPLALIMNELVGDAFRRGLADGGGEIHLEVRRLNGHFLIRVVDTVSPVVVDPEDDAFGQVMLETCARQVGAKIERNVEGHRTDVCVTLPVSEKRE, from the coding sequence ATGAGCAACGACCCAACCTCCAGGCAGGAGGCCAGAGATGCGGGCGATCGTTTGCTCGCAGCGCATGAGTATGACGATCCTTTCGCGGCGGCCTTCAAGGCGACGCGTATGCCGATGTTGATTACCGATCCACGCCAGGACGACAATCCGATTATCTTCTGTAACAACGCGTTCTCGCGGCTGACCGGCTACGCGGTGAGCGAACTCATCGGTCGCAACTGCCGATTTCTCCAGGGGCCGGAAACGGACCCCGCGTCGGTCACCAAGATTCGCGAAGCCATCGCCGCAGAGGAAGATGTATCCGTCGACATCCTGAATTACCGGAAGGATGGCGCCAGTTTCTGGAACGCCCTGTTCATCAGCCCCGTTCGCGACAAGGCGGGCAACGTCATCTTTTTCTTCGCTTCCCAGCTCGACTTTTCCAACGTGAAAAGTCGCGAAGCGGAATTGGCCCATGCCCGGCATTTCGCCGAGGAAGCTGTGGCCGAGCGAACAAAGGAACTGACGGATTCTCTCAAGGCGCAGACTCTGCTGGTGCACGAGGTAGACCATCGCGTGAAGAACAATCTTCTGACCATTGCCTCGATTACCAAGCTCCAGGCGCGCATGTCGAACAACGATGTCGTGCGCAAGACGCTGCGCTCGGTGCTCAGCCGTGTGGAGGCGCTGAGCACGGTTCAGCGCAAGCTTTTCACCGCCGATGACGTCACGCGGTTTGATGTTGCCGACTTTGCCAATGAACTCGTGCTCGATCTGGTCGGCTCTCTCAGGCGTCCCGATATCCGCTTCACGACCGACCTGCACCCTGTCCACGTCTCGGCCGAGAAAGCCTCGCCGCTCGCCCTGATCATGAATGAACTGGTTGGCGACGCATTTCGCCGTGGACTTGCCGATGGCGGCGGCGAAATTCACTTGGAGGTGCGCAGGCTTAACGGACATTTCCTGATCAGGGTGGTCGACACCGTTTCACCGGTGGTCGTCGATCCGGAAGATGATGCTTTCGGCCAGGTCATGCTCGAGACCTGCGCCCGTCAGGTCGGCGCCAAAATCGAACGCAATGTTGAAGGGCATCGGACGGACGTTTGTGTCACTCTGCCCGTCAGCGAGAAGAGGGAATAG